Proteins encoded by one window of Streptacidiphilus sp. PB12-B1b:
- a CDS encoding HAD family phosphatase: MTTLGLPVGITVCLFDLDGVLTRTAVVHAAAWKEMFDDFLQRRDGPGFRPFDPVADYDAYVDGRPRAEGVRSFLASRSIELPEGSDDDPPERDTVHGLGNRKNRLVLEKIRTQGVEAYPGSVRYVEAVRAAGLRTAVVSSSANCKDVLVSAGIEKLLDVRVDAVVAERLGLAGKPKPDTFLQAARELGVEPAQAAVFEDALVGMDAGRAGHFGHVIGVDRVGQAKELREHGADTVVQDLAELLDGPAVEQQ, encoded by the coding sequence ATGACGACGCTCGGCCTCCCCGTGGGCATCACGGTCTGCCTGTTCGACCTCGACGGCGTGCTGACCCGCACCGCGGTGGTGCACGCCGCCGCCTGGAAGGAGATGTTCGACGACTTCCTGCAGCGCCGGGACGGCCCCGGCTTCCGCCCGTTCGACCCGGTCGCCGACTACGACGCGTACGTGGACGGCAGGCCGCGCGCCGAGGGCGTCCGCTCCTTCCTCGCCTCCCGCTCGATCGAGCTGCCCGAGGGCTCCGACGACGACCCGCCGGAGCGCGACACCGTGCACGGCCTGGGCAACCGCAAGAACCGGCTGGTGTTGGAGAAGATCCGCACCCAGGGCGTCGAGGCGTACCCGGGCTCGGTCCGCTACGTCGAGGCGGTCCGCGCCGCCGGGCTGCGCACCGCCGTGGTGTCGTCCAGCGCCAACTGCAAGGACGTGCTGGTCTCGGCCGGGATCGAGAAGCTGCTGGACGTCCGGGTGGACGCGGTGGTGGCCGAGCGGCTGGGACTGGCCGGGAAGCCCAAGCCGGACACCTTCCTCCAGGCCGCCCGCGAACTGGGGGTGGAGCCCGCCCAGGCGGCGGTCTTCGAGGACGCCCTGGTCGGCATGGACGCCGGGCGGGCCGGGCACTTCGGCCACGTCATCGGCGTCGACCGGGTCGGCCAGGCGAAGGAGCTGCGTGAGCACGGGGCCGACACCGTCGTCCAGGACCTCGCCGAGCTGCTGGACGGACCGGCGGTGGAGCAGCAGTGA
- a CDS encoding aromatic acid exporter family protein, translated as MPATPRLLSELLQRRKDPVVAQTLRATVAATIAYIVAERLSSEQAPLTAPLTALLVVQVTLYSTLVTSVRRVVAVVVGVLIAIGFSAVMGLTWWSLGLIILAALIVGRYVRVDEFVNEVAISAMLVLGVTRLASQAWDRVLETLIGAGVGLLFNLFFAPPVWVETAGDSLEDLARRVRHLLLRIAEQLDAPAPVERAAARLHEARDLDQDIAQVDASLRQAEDSLRLNPRISERLLSRLVLRTGLDTLEICVVVVRVMARSLTDLAKRRESDEALFPHEVAAALEDLFEHLGSALVSFAVLVTTQVSANAEQAETRLAEELAAAWNSRERVAQMLLHTVQRHPHAWQLHGSLLAEVDRILDELSPEHRSRRLMEELDRASMRQRERMDRLRDSSRLVRFLADNAPRPRRMRRRRSR; from the coding sequence GTGCCTGCCACTCCCCGCCTGCTGTCCGAACTGCTGCAACGACGCAAGGACCCGGTCGTCGCCCAGACCCTCCGCGCGACGGTGGCGGCGACCATCGCCTACATCGTCGCCGAACGCCTCAGCAGCGAACAGGCCCCGCTGACCGCGCCGCTGACGGCCCTGCTGGTGGTCCAGGTCACGCTGTACTCGACGCTGGTCACCAGCGTCCGCCGGGTGGTGGCGGTGGTGGTCGGCGTGCTGATCGCCATCGGCTTCAGCGCGGTCATGGGCCTGACCTGGTGGAGCCTGGGGCTGATCATCCTGGCGGCGCTGATCGTGGGCCGCTACGTCCGGGTGGACGAGTTCGTCAACGAGGTGGCGATCAGCGCCATGCTGGTGCTCGGCGTCACCCGGCTGGCCAGCCAGGCGTGGGACCGGGTGCTGGAGACCCTGATCGGAGCCGGCGTCGGCCTGCTGTTCAATCTGTTCTTCGCCCCGCCGGTGTGGGTGGAGACGGCCGGCGACTCGCTGGAGGACCTCGCCCGCCGGGTCCGGCACCTGCTGCTGCGCATCGCCGAGCAGCTCGACGCCCCCGCCCCGGTCGAGCGCGCCGCCGCCCGGCTGCACGAGGCCCGCGACCTGGACCAGGACATCGCCCAAGTGGACGCGTCGCTGCGGCAGGCCGAGGACAGCCTGCGGCTGAACCCGCGGATCAGCGAGCGGCTGCTGTCCAGGCTGGTGCTGCGCACCGGCCTGGACACGCTGGAGATCTGCGTGGTGGTGGTCCGGGTGATGGCCCGTTCGCTGACCGACCTGGCCAAGCGCCGCGAATCGGACGAGGCGCTGTTCCCGCACGAGGTGGCGGCCGCGCTGGAGGACCTCTTCGAGCACCTGGGCTCGGCCCTGGTCAGCTTCGCGGTCCTGGTCACCACCCAGGTCAGCGCCAACGCCGAGCAGGCCGAGACGCGGCTGGCCGAGGAGCTGGCCGCGGCCTGGAACAGCCGCGAGCGGGTGGCGCAGATGCTGCTGCACACCGTCCAGCGGCATCCGCACGCCTGGCAGCTGCACGGTTCGCTGCTGGCCGAGGTGGACCGCATCCTGGACGAGCTCTCGCCCGAGCACCGCTCCCGGCGGCTGATGGAGGAGCTGGACCGGGCCTCGATGCGGCAGCGCGAGCGGATGGACCGGCTGCGCGACTCCAGCCGGCTGGTGCGCTTCCTGGCCGACAACGCCCCGCGCCCGCGCCGGATGCGCCGCCGCCGCTCCCGCTGA